The following proteins are co-located in the Myroides profundi genome:
- a CDS encoding MBL fold metallo-hydrolase — translation MKKIISSLLLLSSTFCLAQNLEIIPLGVYGGGDESNLSSYLIGVENTNSYLALDAGTIHSGINKAIEEKTFSVDNSTVLREYIKGYFISHGHLDHLSGLIINSPEDSSKPIYGLPFVIDIFKNNYFTNASWANFGNEGEKPILGKYKYTRVKPSQSFNIENTSLSGEVFELSHVNPQLSSAILVRNNDEYVLYFGDTGADRVEKTTKLNYIWEYIAPLIINKNLKTILLEVSFPNSQPEDKLFGHLTPKLLNEELGNLANHVGKENLKGLNIIITHLKPSGTAINTIKQELATQNDYNVNFIFPVQGQKVNLK, via the coding sequence ATGAAGAAAATAATATCTAGCTTACTGTTACTATCAAGTACATTCTGTCTAGCACAAAATCTAGAAATCATACCCTTAGGTGTCTATGGTGGTGGAGATGAAAGTAACTTATCCTCTTACCTTATAGGGGTAGAGAATACTAATAGTTACTTAGCATTAGATGCAGGTACTATACACAGTGGTATCAATAAAGCTATCGAAGAAAAAACATTCAGTGTAGATAATAGTACAGTCCTGCGTGAGTATATAAAAGGATACTTTATCTCACATGGGCATCTAGATCACCTATCAGGATTAATCATTAATTCTCCTGAGGATTCTTCTAAGCCTATCTATGGACTACCTTTTGTGATTGATATCTTTAAGAACAATTATTTCACTAATGCTTCATGGGCTAACTTCGGTAATGAAGGAGAAAAACCTATACTAGGCAAATACAAATATACAAGAGTAAAACCTTCACAGTCATTTAATATAGAGAACACTTCTCTATCTGGTGAAGTATTTGAACTTAGCCATGTAAATCCACAGTTAAGCTCAGCTATATTAGTAAGAAATAACGATGAGTATGTACTGTACTTCGGAGATACAGGAGCAGATAGAGTAGAAAAGACTACTAAGCTTAATTATATCTGGGAATATATCGCTCCATTAATTATCAATAAAAACCTTAAAACCATCTTACTAGAAGTATCTTTCCCAAATAGTCAGCCAGAAGATAAGTTATTCGGACACTTAACTCCTAAACTATTAAATGAGGAATTAGGGAATCTAGCAAATCATGTAGGTAAAGAAAACTTAAAAGGTTTAAATATCATTATCACGCATCTTAAACCTAGTGGAACAGCTATCAACACAATCAAACAAGAATTAGCTACTCAAAATGATTATAATGTTAACTTCATCTTCCCTGTACAAGGGCAAAAAGTGAACTTAAAATAA
- a CDS encoding cupin domain-containing protein: MLHIENLLEQIEYGEKKPAIKILVDNDFSKEIRIVFKKGQEMKEHKTSFPIVVEIVKGTITFGVEGKPYELKEGHLIALDPNIPHDLIALEDSIVRLTLHKSDQVTRVMNVIKD; this comes from the coding sequence ATGCTACATATAGAAAACTTATTAGAGCAGATAGAGTATGGTGAGAAAAAACCAGCTATCAAAATACTAGTGGACAACGACTTCTCTAAAGAAATCAGAATCGTGTTCAAAAAAGGTCAAGAGATGAAAGAACACAAGACCTCCTTCCCTATCGTTGTAGAAATCGTAAAAGGGACTATCACTTTTGGGGTAGAAGGAAAACCGTATGAACTAAAAGAAGGACACTTAATCGCATTAGATCCTAATATTCCTCATGATCTAATAGCTTTAGAGGACAGTATAGTACGGCTAACTCTACATAAATCTGATCAAGTCACTAGAGTAATGAATGTCATTAAAGACTAG
- a CDS encoding LLM class flavin-dependent oxidoreductase, which translates to MNNNIPYSFLDLAIIGEETTTTETLQNVLKVARHIEEVGFNRLWLAEHHNMPHIASSATSVLIGYLAGGTSTLRVGSGGVMLPNHPSLVIAEQFGTLEALYPGRIDLGLGRAPGTDQATALALRRNDMHAANYFPQQIEELKRFFKVNEGAKVRAFPGEGCEIPMWILGSSTDSAYLAAELGLPYAFASHFAPDHLLQAANIYRKNFVPSAQLDKPYFMPCVNAIVADTNEKAEQLATSFYKMFLGIIRNDRKPLQKPCESMDGNWTDYEEFIVKQKTFFSFIGDKEKVKSGLTDFFNTIEVEEIMITTPIYKTEDRLRSVELFAEIMKGK; encoded by the coding sequence ATGAATAATAATATACCATACTCATTCTTAGATCTTGCGATTATAGGAGAAGAGACAACAACAACTGAGACCTTGCAGAATGTTCTAAAAGTAGCACGACATATAGAAGAAGTTGGCTTTAATAGACTTTGGTTAGCAGAACATCATAATATGCCACATATAGCATCTTCTGCCACATCTGTTTTGATAGGGTATTTGGCAGGGGGGACATCTACATTGAGAGTAGGATCTGGAGGAGTGATGTTGCCTAATCATCCTTCTTTAGTTATCGCTGAGCAGTTCGGAACCTTAGAGGCTTTATATCCTGGTAGAATAGATCTTGGATTAGGTAGAGCACCAGGTACAGATCAGGCTACAGCTCTTGCTTTAAGACGTAACGATATGCATGCAGCTAATTATTTTCCACAACAGATAGAGGAGTTAAAGCGGTTTTTTAAAGTAAATGAGGGAGCTAAGGTAAGAGCATTTCCAGGTGAGGGATGCGAAATACCGATGTGGATATTAGGATCTAGTACAGATAGTGCATATTTAGCAGCAGAATTAGGTTTGCCGTATGCGTTTGCGAGTCATTTTGCTCCAGATCATTTATTGCAAGCTGCTAATATTTATAGAAAAAACTTTGTTCCTTCTGCACAATTAGATAAACCTTATTTTATGCCTTGTGTGAATGCTATTGTAGCAGATACGAATGAAAAAGCTGAACAATTAGCCACATCATTTTATAAAATGTTTTTAGGAATTATTAGAAATGATAGAAAACCACTCCAAAAACCTTGTGAGTCTATGGATGGCAATTGGACAGATTATGAAGAGTTCATTGTAAAACAAAAAACATTCTTCTCTTTTATAGGTGATAAAGAAAAAGTGAAAAGTGGTTTAACAGATTTCTTTAATACAATCGAAGTTGAAGAGATTATGATAACTACTCCTATATATAAGACTGAGGACAGATTGAGAAGTGTTGAGTTATTTGCTGAAATTATGAAGGGCAAATAA
- a CDS encoding TraB/GumN family protein, with the protein MKRILILILLFVFASFNCVAQDHSESGKSLLWEVSGKDLNEPSYVLGTFHILCKDELIISDKVQKALDRTKQLALEVNFSDPVELAYMQKMFISEQSLSSQLSQKELAEFSAILKEEYNLELEQVNNFSTIALVGLMMSKLVTCEVKGYDLELFEKALQTNKVVIGLEHFIDQQKVMENIYSPKELVGQFKEVNAYKENYNEMKQAFLDEDVEVLYEFGTDPKFVPIEFKKDLLDNRNVKWVAKMPEIMKEKATVFAVGSAHLGGEYGVLKLLEKEGYKVKAVYN; encoded by the coding sequence ATGAAACGTATACTTATTCTTATTTTATTATTTGTTTTTGCTAGTTTTAATTGTGTTGCTCAAGATCATAGTGAATCTGGAAAAAGCCTATTATGGGAAGTGTCTGGTAAAGATTTAAATGAGCCTTCTTATGTTTTAGGTACATTTCATATTTTATGTAAAGATGAATTGATTATTAGTGATAAAGTTCAGAAAGCTTTAGATAGAACTAAGCAATTAGCTCTAGAGGTTAACTTTAGTGACCCTGTTGAATTAGCATATATGCAGAAGATGTTTATATCAGAGCAATCCTTGTCTTCACAATTATCTCAAAAAGAGTTAGCTGAATTTTCGGCTATTCTGAAGGAAGAATATAATTTGGAACTAGAGCAAGTAAATAACTTTTCAACTATAGCTTTGGTTGGATTAATGATGTCTAAGTTAGTGACATGTGAAGTTAAAGGATATGATTTAGAACTTTTTGAAAAAGCGCTACAAACTAATAAAGTTGTAATTGGTTTAGAACATTTCATTGATCAACAGAAAGTAATGGAAAATATATATTCACCTAAAGAATTGGTTGGACAGTTTAAGGAAGTTAATGCTTATAAGGAGAATTATAATGAGATGAAACAAGCTTTCTTAGATGAAGATGTTGAAGTATTGTATGAATTTGGAACTGATCCTAAGTTTGTACCTATAGAGTTTAAGAAAGACTTATTAGATAATAGAAATGTGAAATGGGTAGCTAAGATGCCAGAAATAATGAAGGAGAAGGCAACAGTATTTGCTGTAGGAAGTGCTCATCTGGGTGGAGAATATGGAGTATTGAAGTTATTAGAAAAAGAAGGATATAAAGTAAAAGCTGTTTATAATTAG
- a CDS encoding RNA polymerase sigma factor: MYMDNQEDQNDLYQEIILQLWKSYTRFQGHSQFSTWMYRVALNTAITYFKKAKHVVERNEAFDDKVKNLQSSEVDMVVESQVQYLYNAIYLLNDVEKALIFLYLEGFSHQDIGRNLGISEGNARVKLNRTKSKLQVIIKDQGYEFR, from the coding sequence ATGTATATGGATAACCAAGAGGATCAAAATGATCTCTATCAAGAAATCATTTTACAATTGTGGAAATCCTATACTCGTTTTCAAGGGCACAGTCAATTTTCTACTTGGATGTATAGAGTGGCTTTAAATACAGCTATTACTTATTTTAAGAAAGCTAAGCATGTAGTTGAACGAAATGAGGCTTTTGATGATAAAGTTAAGAATCTACAGTCAAGTGAAGTTGATATGGTGGTAGAAAGCCAAGTACAATATTTATACAATGCCATCTATCTATTAAATGATGTAGAAAAGGCATTGATATTTTTGTATTTAGAAGGATTCTCTCATCAAGATATAGGAAGAAATCTTGGTATTTCCGAAGGAAATGCTAGGGTAAAACTCAATAGAACAAAAAGTAAATTACAAGTAATAATTAAAGATCAAGGCTATGAATTTAGATGA